The Glycine max cultivar Williams 82 chromosome 17, Glycine_max_v4.0, whole genome shotgun sequence genome contains the following window.
CGCTTTCCTTCTAATGCTAAAACCACTCTCATGGCTCcgttttttctcttcaattttcCTTTATCCCCACTCTtctggttttttttaaaaatttcgtttttacttgaattttttCTTCTCAAGTTGTTTTCAATGAAAATCTTATAcccttttgtttatatttttcttaatttcgaTTGCAAGTTAGTTTTATGCATGTTCCCAATTGCGAGATTTATTGCTAATAATATGTAAGCTTCTATGTTTTGGAAATTAATAAGTAAGAGTAATGAAAGAAAACTTTTCTCTTTTTACTTTACGATTCCAAAACTGGCTATTTTTCTGGAAAAGCTTATACAGGTTTTGTGACCTTGCTAAGGAAttggaataaaatttgtttccgCCGTTCATAAACAGCAAACTTTTTTCGTGTTCTGATTTTGCTGATTGTGATTAATTCTGTTATGTTGTTTCTGTGGAACATTTCGATGTTTTAGTGGTGATCACAACAATCTACCGAACAATTTCAGTCAACTCTGTCTGTGGAACAGGAACATCACTGTTTCTTTTTCacatcaaattgttttattgtttCTCAGTACAAACTACATGGTCGTGCTTAAAACCAGTGTTTTCTGTCGGTGAAGTCCTACTCACTCCCAAATCTCTGTGAGTAATCTGCTATGTGGCTGTAaggtttttattttccttttcttacctTTATTAGCcatacaaaaattgaaaaacgttTGGAACTTTCAGCCCACAGCTTAATTGTCTAAATAGTTCTTTCACTTCCTTGAATTCCTACATCAAGTATTTTCTTAGCTCTTGGAATTGTTGTATTCTAGAGTATGTCTAATGTCGAAAAGAAAAGGGAACTTTTTGCCGTGGAGTATGGTAAGAATGATTTAAGTGGAAATTTTCATTGAGTTTGCTTGAATGATATAGTTTTCACTCTATCAAATTAAACATACTCTGCCATATATACTAACATAAGGATcagttttttgaatttttctccactaaaaaattaaacatacttTGAGTATGGTAgtatttcttcaaaaaattgTTATACCTTCCTTATTGCCTCATATTTTTGTTCTTAGTGTTATAAACTCATAATTGTCATGTCAACTTTAGAAAATTGtgaatatatattttggttttatttctTCAATTCTGCGGCATCGATTTTAATAagcaaaacatttttaaaattactaggATACTAGAGTTGAAAATGTTACTAAGGAAGAGCTAGAAGCTGATCCTCCTCTAGATGCTGAAGAGACTAAGATTTCAGGCACATCCCCTGAGGCTATTGTGAACCCCAAAACACCTTCCATAGAAGAAGAAACAGCAAAATCAAAAGGTGGCAAATCAGAGAAGGAACAAGGCGATGCAGCCAACTCACAAGAGAAAACCCTGAAGAAGCCTGATAAAGTGCTACCATGCCCCCGCTGCAAAAGCATGGACACTAAATTCTGTTACTACAACAACTACAATGTCAACCAGCCGCGTTATTTCTGCAAAGCCTGTCAAAGATACTGGACTGCAGGTGGCACCATGAGGAATGTTCCTGTGGGGGCAGGACGGCGAAAGAACAAGAACTCTACCTCGCATTATCGCCACATCACTATCTCCGAGGCCCTTCAAGCAGCAAGAATTGATGCTCAAAATGGAACTCATCTTCCAACTTTGAAAGGCAATGGTAGAGTCCTCAGCTTTGGATTAGATGCACATGCACCTATTTGTGATTCCATGGCATCTCTCATGAATCTTGGAGAGAAAAAGGCTCTTAATGGCACAAGAAATGGGTTTCATCATGGCTTTGAGGATCAAAGACTCCCCGTTCCTTGCAAAAGTGGGGAAAATGGTGATGACTCTTCAACTACATCCTCCATTACAATTTCAAGTCCCAAGGGAGAAAATAACAAAAGCACCTTCCAACAACAACCATTGCCCCAAAATCATGGTTTCCTTCCTCAAGTTCCATGCATTCCTGGTGTTCCTTGGCCCTATACATGGAATTCTCCAGTTCCTCCACCTGCTTTGTGTCCTTCAGGATTTCCCCTACCATTCTATCCTGCTACATTTTGGAATTGTGGCATGCCTGGGAATTGGAATGTTCCATGGTTTTCCTCAAGTTCACCTGCTTCAAACCTCAAGTCTCCAAGCTCCAGTCCCAATTCTCCAACTTTGGGGAAGCACTCGCGGGACAGTGACATGATTAAGCAAGACTCTTTGCACAAAGAAGAAGCTTCAACGCCAAGAAACGGGAGTGTTTTGGTCCCAAAAACGTTGAGAATTGATGATCCAAGTGAGGCTGCAAAGAGTTCTATATGGGCAACTCTAGGAATTAAGAATGAGTCAGTGAGTGGGGGAGCTATGTTTAAGGCCTTCCAATCGAAGAAGGGTGAAAAGAATCATGTTGAAGCCTCTCCAATGTTGATGGCTAACCCTGCAGCTTTATCTAGATCCCTCAATTTTCATGAAAACTCCTGAATTAGTGGCACTGGTGAAAAGTCCTTACAGCAAAGTTAGTCACTTCTTGAGTTATTTGTCTAGCTAGCAAGAGACGGTGACCATCTTTGAGTGACATTGACCTTGTATAGAAGAAGCGAAAGGGTGGTAGTCTCTGATTTCCTCGGCACAAGTGAGACGACGAGGACTAATTCTGTCTTTAATTTCATTCGACAATATTAAAATAGAGTATATAGGTTTTTTTTCATGTGCTTAGTTTGATGAGTGAGTTCATGTATatgtacatatataaaaatatgtgaaaTACTGATCTTTAGCCTAGAGAGACGGAAAAGATCTTTTACTTTCTtgtagtataaaataaaaatcctgactgtagaaaagtaaataattttcttttgagtATTTGCTATGTATTAACTATGAAGTGTCGAATTTCGATAGAAAATTACAGAAGTAGGAAGATAAGCACAAGTACTACGATGATAAAAGTAAGGGATATGACAGTCTTGTCATACTCGTACATGATGCATGTCGTGTGCTTTGATATGCTGCCAAATAATCAATATGCTTTTTGGTTATGTGTGAGGTGGAGTAATATATTTTGGATCTGAATAATCTTAATGTTAGTAACTACTAATGTTCAGCAAAGTTCTAACATATTTGcctatttgataaataatgtgttttttaaatatgtgataagagaatttgattttttatcacatgaataataaaaaatttaaaagagagtttaatttaattaattaattacgatgtaagattattataaactcttttgtatatatttttaatttctaaggataaaagaaaagactttgttaaagaataaaatttacttaaacaATCTCTTCATcttcaaaagaaattatttttttattttcaccgaTAATAATCGGTCCTATTATAACATAAGAGAATCTTCATCCATAACTTTTATCCTTTATTATTATAGCCTGCAAATTTTTTCCCGCGTGTGAAAGACCCCTATAGAAGGCCGGTGAAAACTGAAGATATGACATTCAAGTCATTCGTTGACTTTTAGAGTGAGAGGATAAGCTTGCATATAATAGCTTTTTTTCAGATAAACTTGCATATGATGgttcttttcttatctttttcgaAAGTggttatttttaagaaataatggtttttaagttttttcataaagttacaaaaagacaattttttcttgaaaataatcttattaaaatgtatgctaaaaatattgaataattcTCTTGGACAGTATGAGAGATCTAAACAGGTGACATTAAACCTGAACCACTAGAATATAAGttatctagattttttttttcttctcggtcctttttacttttctaaaattctaaaaatcaaTACTTCAAaccaatttaatataattatcatagtaaatactaaataaccattagatgaaaatattcaatttagTACATATTTGGTTCAACTAATTTTAAACCATAATTGATtacttttattaactttttatagtttttttaaaaataaataattatttttcacatttaaactaaaccaaatatgatatcaatttttaaattaaatacatgTTAGCCTCTACAATCTCCTTATTCAACAATTTGGTAGTAACATCGCAATTGGGGCAACATGTGTGATTGACCAATCAAGCAGAAGAAAACATCTAGATATTTTCCAAGCTTCAATCTAATACAAGCCACACTTAGAGATATGAAATGAGTTGTGATGGGACCCTAATGTTAAAACATGAAACCTTGAGTTCATTTTCCTCTTGGCACCCaacttttgacttttttttctttttatttcccttttgcCCTTTCCCTCCGCAACACGAAGAAAGCAATTgctcttttcttttcctccatatGTTGTGAGTGCCAAATTTCAATTATGAAGGGAacgaaaacaataaatatagtTCGTTCTTCGTTGGAAGTAAGCATCCTTACCAATTTCTTGCCAACAACCTTGCTAAAGAGTGTTCTTAACAATGGCACTAGTGattgaaaaattataagagattttttctttttaactgaaaatcatataaaaatacatttttacgcattctaataaaaaatatatattttattttctctttaatcaGCATTGTctttaaataaatgtatttttcataatcattttgactttttaaaagtttctatatttaatttcacaaataaaattaaatagattttatattgaaatattcattttaaaaatattatctaattattatcatttttatttaaatatatttttaattaaaaattcattttcccttaaaaataatacaatcatCAAACAGTTTGAATTTAATTGAAGGTGAATTCATCttgttcattctttttccattggTGGCTTTGAAATGACGTTTAAATTGTACCTACATTGGTATTTGGTAATTGTATATCAATATCAAGTTTTTGCAGCCGACAGTCACTTATTCATCTCTCTTATTAATCTTCTAAATTATAATCGTTTCAACCTAATTAACTTgcgtttttaaattaatttcaactataaattaaaattaaattgtgtatttttattataaaaaagtgtGAAAAAATAACTCTTTGAACGCCATAACAATTTGGACAAGTAACAACCAAACAAAATTGAGATTATCCAAACTGCCAAATTCCATTACCAAGAAATTTTTGTACGATGGCagcgaaaaaaatatttttagcataagaattataaattttggccAGTTTGACGGACGATTCTACAATGAACTTGTGTGATAAATGGTTCACCAGTAGACCAGTCCTTTTACAATGAACAGTAGcccaatatatttaaaaaacattataaaatgtcaaatattttttaatgttaatgtgtataattggtaaagttgttttttttatgagttttcaatataattatacTCTTAAGTATTtgaaccaatgttaaaagttGATTGTAAGGGTGTTGTGAACAAGATCAAAAGCTCAGCTGTTGACAAAACTGAACTTGATCACTTAACTCATGGGTGCAGAAGTTTGCTAATCCCTCCTATGATACTGGATTTGTTAAGAGATAAGATAATAGTGATGTCCTATGAACTTGTTAGTGTCGTATCATCTTTTCCTAGTCTCTacattatatatcatattattcCTTGTATTGAGCAATttgttattaatgaaatatgattcagtaaaaaaaagtatttaaactaaaaatatcaaCTAACTTACACGtggaataatatttaataacaacttaaaaaatatattttaagataaatcaatgagtataaaatagaatttttattttattttaatcctttaatttttttaggcagtataaaatttaaatttttataatcattagTGACATTAACCGATGACATAATAACaatataacaaattattaaCTTATCACGTTATCAAagagttttccaaaaaaattacagTATAATTATTTCGTTACGTGTAATTATTTCATTACATCATTGATGAACTGATACTTGATAATatgagataaaacaaaaaaaaatacagaaaataaaatcaaaacaaaaatctttaaaggatgaaaatataaataaaaaaattctctacTTTATAGAGaccaaaagattatttttaagcTAACATAATATCATAAACTATGTACATaaccttttatatatatcaatagATAATCTTATTccttaaattcataaaaaatatttgttaacttCTTTAATGAATCTCTATTTAAATTAGTTCTTAGCTCTCAAACAGTTGAAAACCCAgggtatttatatattaatttaaagcaataacattattttaactatattattatttctttttgccAATACTTTAACTATATTattaaaacttccaactaattatattacattgttaaataataaaatttattttcagttaGCATGTGTTTAAAGGACATATGTTAAgaactaaacataaaatttatcagtcctcattcaatattttttacttttaatcccTTAATTTATACCTTAAAGTAATCGCTAACAAGAcccttaaaatttgtttattttttctccaTCAAACTAATTATTACAGATAGAATTAACAATACACTCTCTAGCATACTCATTTTAACATGTCGGTAGCTATAGTTAGAACAAAAAAGTTTCTACAACAGAATGAATGGATCCTTCCGTGAACATGATATATAAGTCGGTTCAAATCTTATCTCTCAACAGTAAATAGGTTCCCCACCTGTTTAATATCcatcaaaagagaaaatgttgcAAGATTTGAATATGCCcttaacatattaaaatttgaaggaTCCATTCCAGTTGTTATGATATTGTGGGGTGAACTGTAAAGGATATGAAAAAGAACGAATAACGCGAACAAGTGAGCGCCAGAACTTACCTTCCAAATCATTCAGATTCTGCTCAAGAGAAAAACGGTGGAGTTTAAGGGAAGGAGAGAGTAATGTAGCTACACTTGAATACATCAACTTCAAGAATGACAATgtcatcacttttttttttgcagttttAGCTTGTCTGTACACAAATTTGTAAGGATGAATAGCTACAAGGACATCATTTAGCCCCCATCTAGGAATCAACCACACAATAGATTGATATGGAGATAAATGTTTCATTGTTCATTGGATTCTACACCCCCCAGAATCTGGTCCACGCCGTACATTGCCATAGGCCGACAGTTCCAGAAGATCCATATCACGATCTGCAATGCATCCAGTACTCCATCAATAAATTTCCAATTACTATTTGCTACTATATTTAACATAGTCATTATAGTTGTACCTGAAACCCTGCAATAAGAACTCTTCTGGATAAGTTCAGCTTTGGAGATCTCTGTTCGATTACCCTTTGAACGATTAACTGTTGCCTGAAAAGCCATGGATagaaactttattaaatgaatacAAAGCAAAGCAAAGCAAAGCAAATAGGGAAACAGATTCAATccccaacttttttttattggaaaataaACAACAGCTAGTGACGTAGTTTTACCACTTGCACCCAAATCATATTGGAATGGGGGACTAAATTGTAGTAGCAAAACTAAACTCCATGAACAGTGACGTGAACAAATCAATTGGAAGAGGGAAATTATATAAACACCTAATAGAATTAATGCAACACTTGTGGGACGACTCGTCATTAGAAACTATATAGTTTGAAAATCATAGTGTAATGGAAGAAACAGAAAGAAATATCAAATTTGAGTAATCTAAATGTTTGTATCTAACAGAGCAAAGGTGCCACTTTTTTAGAACCAGCTGAATATATGTCATCACCACTAATCCAACTTCACCATAACTGTTTGAAAGCTATATTAACAAGCCTGTTTCACCCTATTTACATGGGCTCTGGTAAAGTCCCTGATTAGTTTAATGTCAAGAAATATGTTAAAAGAATACTTTGACACAACACTAAAAAGTGGTTATTTTATAATAGAAAAACTACctctttggtaaaaggaaaaTCTATAACACAAAAATGTGGATGATTATTTACGTACTACAGTACTagtgtaaaaactaaaaaagaaatgcTTATATCAAGTTTATTGGCATCTTGGTAATATAACAGGATAAGGATCAGTGgaaatatgtttaaattataaaaaaaatgtattaacatatttttttataaagaaaaaggcaTGTTGTTAAGCACACtatgcaataaaacatattaCAAGACTCCCTCAGCCACTGGCAAGGTTCAGCCTCAAACGGGAAACAGAGAGATGAAGAGAGGATGAGGAACCTTACCTGTAATACTTGACAGTTTTCCAGCGTGCTTTCTCCCCCCTGTAGTTTAACAAAACATCCCAAATGAATAATaagcaaaaaagaaattaaaaccaaaatgaaTTGGTTACTTAATGGTGTCCTGATGGTCTTTTGTTGAGTGGCATATGTTTGGATGTTATAAAGGGAAGACAGtggaatagaagaaaaaaattggaggggAGTGGGGTTATAATCATACAAAACTGATGAAACTTCAAAGTGTTTGCAAAGATAACTAAGACGGGTTTGGAGGAGGATCACATAAAAATTCATCATCATCAATTCATCATCTCCTTTAATAATAAACTAGCAAAGAAGACTGTTAAACTCAAACCTTCCTTTCCCCTTTATTATTGTTCTTACTTTCTCCACCATCAACACATAGCCACAGATAAGTCACAAAGTTAAAATCTAGTGCTATTTACAGAAAattcaaggttttaaatatcaGTCAAGGTTTTGCCGCACGTTTATTGATATTGCGGGAAATGACTGGACAAATGCAGCCCCAATTGCAGTAGCAGACACTTGAAAAACCATGTTGTTGCAAGCAAATTCACGTGCGACCTTTTTTAAAACTTGACAGAGATTAATCCTAAAAATGCAGCAAAGCCTCAACAAGGACAACTATCGGAGTTGTTTCTGCACCAATCTGGAGATATGTAGTATATAAAGTATGCACTGCAGATGAAAGTGCAGAGTATGTTCTTCTCCTAAGACAGACAGGTACAATGCCACATTGCAATTCAAGGAATTATTCAAATGaaaaacaatacaaattaaatcaaaaagtGGAAACAAAGGGAATGCATGACCTTAGAGTAAGGAATAATGTGGTCGTAGTCATGGCAGAGACAACCGGGGCAACCTACGAGCTTGCGAAAGAGAGTGTTGCCGAGGGCGTCCCTGCGCCAGCGATCGGGGTCGCGTCCTTTGACTTTGTCGGCCTTTTCCCAGCATTTCTGCTTAACGCTGTGAGGGAAGCTCCGAGGGTTAggattagggttagggttagggctaGGGTAATCGTGAAAGAGTGAGGTGACGTCATCATCGACGTCGAGGAGAGTGGCAGAGGGTGAGGTGCTTCGTttggatgaagaagaagaagaggttaACTTAGATGAAGAGGTTTTGGATCGGTCCTTCACTGGTGACGTCGACCTCGCCTTTCTTCTCCTTGCTTCTCTGCTACTCGAACCAGAACCAGAAATACCTCTCATTTGGTTCATCCACTTCTGCTTCCTTATcagtctatttttattttcaataaataagcaatattttttattagtttattaaaaataaacttaaatatatttttcattcttgaacCAGTCACGAAGTTTAGATTTTgtacttataaaattattatagtctTACTATCTAAACCTACAATGTATAACTTTTTACTATCTacaattgatgtaaaaaaataatatcgttttaatataatcaattttttctctaaacaaaaaaaaaagactcattcTAATTTTatgaggataaaaaataaataattttttatggaacaacaaaattcaaattttatcaattttataagaacgaaaaatatattttaactttaaaaataatttaagaatatattcAGTGCATTGGattagaagattttttttaaaaattaaactattcaAATAGAcctttaactcttttttttttcctaaaagtttaaaaatgatgtttttaattatttaattaatgacaTATTAATCCTTtcataaaagtattattttcaatttttagatacaataatctttttttgatttattaagATATGAAAATTGTCTCGTTAGATTTACTTGCATAAATTTCATATAGTGAAATAAAAATGTCACAACACacagatattttaaaaaaatatcataagcataataataaaaattatgtaaaaggTGAGTTTGATGAGTAATCCAAAAAGtaagtttcatttttagttttttagttaTTCATGCCACTCatttttcatgtaatttttatttttatttttttcaaaattagttCTCATGGTCTTCACAATGTCAAAAACAGATAAAGACCTtcggataattttttattttttttacatttgtattgtttttgaattttttattgattcttacaactttgaatgtttgttaaaATCTATGACGTATTTTCAAATCATATAAATCCATAAAATATCTTCaaacttataaattttcatatcatataaatcctttaaaattcaaaaaaaattcttgaatataaaagtttaaaaaatcgCATTTTCAgcttttaaaataacttatatgCTTTAATTTGCTTATTAGCTGCTATTAGTTTTACCAAACACACAATTTAAAGATAGAtagcattaattaaaaaatgattaaaatattaaagatcTAAATTGCTTTTCTTTTGTACATAATTTCTCAAGACACTTGtaataagataatatatatatatatatatatatatatatatatatatatataattgtaaaaaaaaaagttatagtcTAACATATTATATTCATACATGATATCTATTATTGATTGAAAAACATGTGGGTCTCATCATCTTAAGGagtaaaaacattaaataagaaatgaaatgaACATTTCAAATCTTATGagtttcaattgaaaaaaatgttaatgaaGATGTTACTtgtatttctcttttcaaaaataaggATTCAAATTAATAATACGGGATTGATAAGTTGTTAATACATTGAGAGACAGAAAAGGAATACAATGAAAAAAGGCTGTGAattatatttagttatttactaatttacaattctttatttcgtaatttttttatctgagCAACCTAGTTTCTTTGAAAATTGTAATACAAGTtaataaaatggaaaatatttaatgtttaatattttggattttgaaatctatatatgtaaaaattataaaatatttttatctcattaaatatgaaaatgttagcctcttatttaaaagttaataacatGTAATATTACTCAAGCTTCTTCCTTTTCAGCCATGGAAAATagtagtttttttcttcttatgatATGTTTGGCACACGaaaaataacatgaaaattgaaaagtgaaagaagagataaaggaaatatttgaaattaaatttatttgctaaataaaaaatataaaagaaagaaatataacgtcacatgaaaagaaaaatcatggaTAAAAATTATAGTCTATAATATttctgaaaaaatattatataagtttttacaaaattatgacaaaaaaattcaaattaactaagtttttataaattataattagatcAATGTGTATCTTATGATACAAcacctatttttttat
Protein-coding sequences here:
- the LOC778113 gene encoding cyclic dof factor 3, which encodes MHEIRDPAIRLFGQKIPFPEDVDKEEESAEDREQEMEEHEDEGDKDTRVENVTKEELEADPPLDAEETKISGTSPEAIVNPKTPSIEEETAKSKGGKSEKEQGDAANSQEKTLKKPDKVLPCPRCKSMDTKFCYYNNYNVNQPRYFCKACQRYWTAGGTMRNVPVGAGRRKNKNSTSHYRHITISEALQAARIDAQNGTHLPTLKGNGRVLSFGLDAHAPICDSMASLMNLGEKKALNGTRNGFHHGFEDQRLPVPCKSGENGDDSSTTSSITISSPKGENNKSTFQQQPLPQNHGFLPQVPCIPGVPWPYTWNSPVPPPALCPSGFPLPFYPATFWNCGMPGNWNVPWFSSSSPASNLKSPSSSPNSPTLGKHSRDSDMIKQDSLHKEEASTPRNGSVLVPKTLRIDDPSEAAKSSIWATLGIKNESVSGGAMFKAFQSKKGEKNHVEASPMLMANPAALSRSLNFHENS
- the LOC100500174 gene encoding uncharacterized protein LOC100500174, whose product is MNQMRGISGSGSSSREARRRKARSTSPVKDRSKTSSSKLTSSSSSSKRSTSPSATLLDVDDDVTSLFHDYPSPNPNPNPNPRSFPHSVKQKCWEKADKVKGRDPDRWRRDALGNTLFRKLVGCPGCLCHDYDHIIPYSKGGESTLENCQVLQATVNRSKGNRTEISKAELIQKSSYCRVSDRDMDLLELSAYGNVRRGPDSGGCRIQ